A genomic region of Microtus ochrogaster isolate Prairie Vole_2 chromosome 15, MicOch1.0, whole genome shotgun sequence contains the following coding sequences:
- the Ankrd54 gene encoding ankyrin repeat domain-containing protein 54 — translation MAATGGGADDESRSGRSSSDGECAVAPEPLAETGGLFSFADLGAALGGGAGLPGRAAGRAQSPLRYLQVLWQQDTEPRDELRCKIPAGRLRRAARPHRRLGPTGKEVHALKRLRDSANANDVETVQQLLEDGTDPCAADDKGRTALHFASCNGNDQIVQLLLDHGADPNQQDGLGNTPLHLAACTNHVPVITTLLRGGARVDALDRAGRTPLHLAKSKLNILQEGHSQCLEAVRLEVKQIIHMLREYLERLGRHEQRERLDDLCTRLQMTSTKEQVDEVTDLLASFTSLSLQMQGMEKR, via the exons ATGGCAGCCACCGGCGGGGGCGCGGATGACGAGTCCCGATCCGGCCGCTCGAGCTCCGACGGCGAATGCGCTGTGGCGCCGGAGCCGCTGGCGGAAACCGGAGGCCTGTTCTCCTTCGCGGACCTAGGCGCTGCGCTGGGCGGCGGTGCAGGCCTCCCGGGCCGGGCTGCCGGCAGGGCCCAGTCCCCGCTGCGCTACCTCCAGGTCCTGTGGCAGCAGGACACCGAGCCCCGCGATGAACTGCGTTGCAAGATCCCCGCCGGACGGCTGAGGCGTGCTGCCAGGCCCCACCGCCGGCTCGGGCCCACGGGCAAGGAGGTGCACG ctCTGAAGAGGCTGAGGGACTCTGCCAATGCCAATGATGTAGAAACAG TGCAGCAGCTGCTGGAAGATGGCACGGACCCCTGCGCAGCTGACGACAAAGGCCGCACAGCCCTCCATTTTGCCTCCTGCAATGGCAATGACCAGATTG TGCAACTTCTCCTGGACCATGGGGCTGACCCCAACCAACAGGATGGTCTGGGCAACACACCATTGCACCTGG CGGCTTGCACCAACCATGTGCCTGTCATCACCACGCTGCTCCGAGGAG GGGCCCGTGTGGACGCCCTGGACAGAGCTGGCCGCACGCCCCTACACCTGGCCAAGTCAAAGCTGAACATCCTACAGGAGGGCCATTCCCAGTGCCTGGAGGCTGTCCGGCTGGAGGTGAAGCAG atcATCCACATGCTACGGGAGTACCTGGAGCGCCTGGGACGCCATGAGCAGCGGGAACGGCTGGATGACCTCTGTACCCGCCTCCAGATGACAAGTACCAAAGAGCAG GTGGATGAAGTGACAGACCTCTTGGCCAGCTTCACCTCCCTCAGCCTGCAGATGCAGGGCATGGAGAAGAGGTAG